Proteins from a genomic interval of Sphingobacterium lactis:
- a CDS encoding PepSY-associated TM helix domain-containing protein, with translation MQNFELRTKPKPRTTAVDRAPAKKKGKSWFAKLNAWLHLWPSIVSGLIVVFVCLTGTIIVYCDEILDFTAGDAKYVEVTGEPVPAENIMRSIQQYDPNLQVSQMVFFQDPKRSIRVRAFHKETGRLNFIYLNPYTAALLKVDYTGHFFFVTAHLHSHLMIRSFGGWVVLVATAIFFVSCVTGLILWWPKRWTKKTRQDSFTVKWKAKFKRLNYDLHNVYGFYSLLLCFILSLTGIIIFFHGAADAIIKTFGGSEEHIDVALPQVVEGKPSLDYAQYAYKALAEHPEKQNAGIWVYSLDEVGAYVFQLGVSGLKSTEKLDLAIFDRYTGAKLEVQRPYIVHEKVENMIWQLHMGQWWGQFGKLSTFLAGIVATSLPITGFLIWWGRRKKKKTPKKR, from the coding sequence ATGCAAAACTTCGAACTACGAACGAAACCAAAGCCGCGGACAACAGCCGTGGACCGTGCCCCCGCAAAGAAAAAAGGTAAATCCTGGTTCGCCAAGCTGAATGCCTGGCTGCACCTATGGCCATCCATAGTATCTGGATTGATCGTGGTCTTTGTCTGCCTGACCGGGACCATTATTGTCTATTGCGATGAGATCTTGGATTTTACGGCCGGTGACGCGAAATATGTCGAAGTTACGGGAGAACCAGTTCCCGCAGAGAACATAATGCGGTCCATTCAACAATACGACCCCAATCTGCAGGTCTCACAGATGGTATTCTTTCAGGATCCGAAACGGAGTATCCGTGTGCGGGCATTCCACAAAGAAACCGGTCGCCTCAATTTCATTTATTTAAATCCATATACGGCAGCGCTGTTAAAGGTGGATTATACCGGTCATTTCTTCTTTGTCACAGCACATTTGCATTCCCACCTCATGATCCGATCATTTGGGGGATGGGTGGTCCTGGTGGCTACCGCTATATTTTTTGTGAGTTGTGTGACCGGATTGATCCTGTGGTGGCCCAAAAGATGGACGAAGAAAACAAGACAGGATAGCTTTACCGTTAAATGGAAGGCGAAATTCAAACGTCTCAATTACGATCTGCACAATGTATATGGTTTCTATTCCTTATTGCTGTGTTTTATTTTGAGTCTCACGGGGATTATCATCTTTTTCCATGGTGCGGCGGATGCCATTATCAAAACGTTCGGTGGATCCGAGGAGCATATCGATGTTGCCCTGCCACAGGTTGTCGAGGGGAAACCATCATTGGATTATGCGCAGTATGCCTATAAAGCCTTAGCTGAACATCCGGAGAAGCAGAATGCTGGTATTTGGGTCTATAGTTTGGATGAGGTTGGTGCCTATGTCTTCCAACTCGGTGTCTCGGGGTTGAAGAGTACAGAAAAACTGGACCTTGCGATCTTCGATCGCTATACGGGTGCAAAACTAGAAGTGCAACGTCCCTATATTGTCCACGAAAAGGTGGAGAACATGATTTGGCAATTGCACATGGGCCAATGGTGGGGTCAGTTTGGGAAACTGTCCACCTTTCTTGCGGGTATCGTAGCCACGTCGTTGCCCATTACGGGCTTCCTGATCTGGTGGGGCCGCAGGAAGAAAAAGAAAACACCAAAAAAACGCTAA